One region of Amphiprion ocellaris isolate individual 3 ecotype Okinawa chromosome 9, ASM2253959v1, whole genome shotgun sequence genomic DNA includes:
- the LOC111577922 gene encoding uncharacterized protein LOC111577922 isoform X1 — protein sequence MVSDFFFTQNMSIQGLPEMKGYDPLDTTLKFVTRRDDLDPISSDDDSLRAEMSCGHAVTPESLTQWCHNLLDQGHYTFKGPALVEGTTRCNKAWSYQEVRRLADLSVEEMQHFEDNMARMAAARHCEFQPCPQCKTNMERKDLSNLCVICIICTADQGGTYQFCWQCQKPWKGSAPRSDRCGNDDCINRDLQLLQTCKSIDLPEVAGVTSCPSIRLCPTCGMKIEHSRQNCKNVICPRCHKEFCFVCLKLTRQCCKTSSPFRICPGGVAPRQTSIPVWQRNEGNPVSYLNSTRDL from the exons atggtttcagatttttttttcacacagaaCATGAGCATTCAGGGCCTACCAGAGATGAAGGGCTATGACCCACTAGATACCACCCTCAAGTTTGTCACCAGGAGGGACGACTTGGATCCAATTT CCTCAGATGATGACTCTCTCAGAGCAGAGATGTCCTGCGGCCACGCCGTCACTCCTGAATCTCTAACACAGTGGTGTCACAACCTGCTGGACCAG gGGCATTACACATTTAAAGGCCCTGCACTGGTAGAGGGGACCACAAGGTGCAATAAGGCGTGGTCGTACCAAGAGGTGCGCAGACTGGCAGATTTATCTGTTGAGGAAATGCAGCACTTTGAGGACAACATGGCCCGCATGGCTGCTGCTAGACACTGCGAGTTTCAGCCA TGTCCCCAgtgcaaaacaaacatggagAGGAAGGATCTTTCCAACCTGTGTGTCATATGTATCATATGCACAGCTGATCAGGGGGGAACCTATCAGTTCTGCTGGCAGTGTCAGAAGCCATGGAAGGGCTCAGCTCCTCGATCGGACCGCTGTGGCAACGATGACTGCATCAACAGGGACCTGCAACTGCTGCAGACATGCAAATCCATCGACCTGCCGGAGGTGGCGGGCGTCACCAGCTGCCCCTCTATCCGACTCTGTCCTACATGTGGCATGAAGATAGAACATAGtagacaaaactgcaaaaatgttatATGTCCTCGATGTCATAAGGAGTTCTGCTTTGTTTGCCTGAAACTAACGCGGCAATGTTGCAAGACCAGTTCACCATTCAGAATCTGCCCAGGCGGTGTAGCTCCAAGACAGACTTCTATTCCGGTATGGCAGAGAAATGAAGGCAATCCGGTGTCTTATCTTAATTCAACAAGAGATCTTTAA
- the LOC111577922 gene encoding uncharacterized protein LOC111577922 isoform X2: MSIQGLPEMKGYDPLDTTLKFVTRRDDLDPISSDDDSLRAEMSCGHAVTPESLTQWCHNLLDQGHYTFKGPALVEGTTRCNKAWSYQEVRRLADLSVEEMQHFEDNMARMAAARHCEFQPCPQCKTNMERKDLSNLCVICIICTADQGGTYQFCWQCQKPWKGSAPRSDRCGNDDCINRDLQLLQTCKSIDLPEVAGVTSCPSIRLCPTCGMKIEHSRQNCKNVICPRCHKEFCFVCLKLTRQCCKTSSPFRICPGGVAPRQTSIPVWQRNEGNPVSYLNSTRDL; encoded by the exons ATGAGCATTCAGGGCCTACCAGAGATGAAGGGCTATGACCCACTAGATACCACCCTCAAGTTTGTCACCAGGAGGGACGACTTGGATCCAATTT CCTCAGATGATGACTCTCTCAGAGCAGAGATGTCCTGCGGCCACGCCGTCACTCCTGAATCTCTAACACAGTGGTGTCACAACCTGCTGGACCAG gGGCATTACACATTTAAAGGCCCTGCACTGGTAGAGGGGACCACAAGGTGCAATAAGGCGTGGTCGTACCAAGAGGTGCGCAGACTGGCAGATTTATCTGTTGAGGAAATGCAGCACTTTGAGGACAACATGGCCCGCATGGCTGCTGCTAGACACTGCGAGTTTCAGCCA TGTCCCCAgtgcaaaacaaacatggagAGGAAGGATCTTTCCAACCTGTGTGTCATATGTATCATATGCACAGCTGATCAGGGGGGAACCTATCAGTTCTGCTGGCAGTGTCAGAAGCCATGGAAGGGCTCAGCTCCTCGATCGGACCGCTGTGGCAACGATGACTGCATCAACAGGGACCTGCAACTGCTGCAGACATGCAAATCCATCGACCTGCCGGAGGTGGCGGGCGTCACCAGCTGCCCCTCTATCCGACTCTGTCCTACATGTGGCATGAAGATAGAACATAGtagacaaaactgcaaaaatgttatATGTCCTCGATGTCATAAGGAGTTCTGCTTTGTTTGCCTGAAACTAACGCGGCAATGTTGCAAGACCAGTTCACCATTCAGAATCTGCCCAGGCGGTGTAGCTCCAAGACAGACTTCTATTCCGGTATGGCAGAGAAATGAAGGCAATCCGGTGTCTTATCTTAATTCAACAAGAGATCTTTAA